A stretch of the Muntiacus reevesi chromosome 8, mMunRee1.1, whole genome shotgun sequence genome encodes the following:
- the ZBTB38 gene encoding zinc finger and BTB domain-containing protein 38, giving the protein MTVMSLSRDLKDSLHSDTVLSILNEQRIRGILCDVTIIVEDTKFKAHSNVLAASSLYFKNIFWSHTICISSHVLELDDLKAEVFTEILNYIYSSTVVVKRQETVTDLAAAGKKLGISFLEDLTDRNFSSSPGPYVFCITEKGVVKEEKNEKRHEEPAITNGPRITNAFSIIETENSNNMFSPLDLRASFKKVSDSMRNTSLCLERTDVCHEVEPVRTLAEHSYAVSAVSSVAEAYRSQPARDQDSSSPAKTGKENADAVAAKPKTCRKPKTPSVPQESDATPENIPAPPASNLEVPQEETPQPAAVLSLSKSPSHNEGEVQFPRAEENKSSDVPGPPAAEVPPLVYNCSCCSKSFESSTLLSAHMQLHKPTQEPLVCKHCNKQFSTPNRLDRHEQICMRSSHMPAPGGDQRFLENYPTIGQNGSSFTAPEPLLAENRIGDFSSPGSTLPETEHMVKFVNGQMLYSCVVCKRSYVTLSSLRRHANVHSWRRTYPCHYCNKVFALAEYRTRHEIWHTGERRYQCIFCLETFMTYYILKNHQKSFHAIDHRLSISKKTANGGLKPSVYPYKLYRLLPMKCKRAPYKSYRHSSYENARENSQLSEPAPGPYVIQNPHSSELPTLNFQDSVNTLTNSPAIPLETPARQDVPTSASIQNTEGTKWGERGELKVDLDNKFYSTEASGSSTENAVGSDPRAGDVPVLAVSSGSENSTSVISYSGPAPSVIVHSSQFSSVIMHSNAVAAMTSRSPRGAPSDQTVSQTPKEDGKPTEPDKAGRAVSRPKSMKEKKKAGPWTRGEVPEESKFTADPGGSLGKTPNTMEETSKIETYIAKPALPGTSTNSNVAPLCQITVKIGNEAIVKRHILGSKLFYKRGRRPKYQTQEETLPQESDQEASGDNPLGLCQSECMEMNEMFDDASDQDSTDKPWRPYYNYKPKKKSRQLRKMRKATWRKEHENRSPSRKCRYPADLDCAVGKAPQEKAFEEEENKEMPKLQCELCDDGDKASGAGSQGRPHRHLTARPYACELCAKQFQSPSTLKMHMRCHTGEKPYQCKTCGRCFSVHGNLQKHERIHLGVKEFVCQYCSKAFTLNETLKIHERIHTGEKRYHCQFCFQSFLYLSTKRNHEQRHIREHNGKGYACFQCPKICKTAAALGMHQKKHLFKSPSQQEKAEGDTGHENSNPPENPHFIDSEGTDQKDNVQTVVDNVL; this is encoded by the coding sequence ATGACAGTCATGTCCCTTTCCAGGGACCTCAAGGACAGCTTACACAGCGACACGGTGCTTTCCATCCTCAATGAGCAGCGCATTCGGggcattttgtgtgatgtcacCATCATTGTGGAGGACACCAAGTTTAAAGCCCACAGCAATGTCCTGGCTGCGTCAAGCCTTTATTTCAAAAACATCTTTTGGAGCCATACCATCTGTATTTCCAGCCACGTCCTGGAGCTGGATGATCTCAAAGCTGAAGTGTTTACAGAAATTCTCAATTATATCTACAGCTCCACAGTCGTCGTCAAGAGACAGGAAACTGTCACTGATCTCGCAGCTGCTGGGAAAAAGCTGGGAATATCCTTCTTGGAAGATCTCACTGATCGCAACTTCTCCAGTTCCCCGGGTCCCTATGTATTCTGCATTACCGAAAAGGGAGTggtcaaggaagaaaaaaatgaaaaaaggcatgAAGAACCAGCCATCACTAACGGGCCACGGATCACAAATGCATTTTCCATCATTGAAACAGAGAACAGTAATAACATGTTCTCTCCGCTGGACTTGAGAGCAAGTTTCAAAAAGGTCTCCGACTCCATGAGAAACACCAGCCTCTGCCTGGAGAGGACTGACGTCTGCCACGAGGTGGAGCCCGTGCGCACCCTCGCCGAGCACTCCTACGCCGTGTCTGCCGTGTCTTCCGTGGCTGAGGCTTACAGAAGTCAGCCTGCCCGGGACCAGGACAGCAGTTCACCTGCAAAAACAGGGAAGGAGAACGCCGACGCTGTTGCAGCAAAACCGAAAACATGCCGAAAGCCAAAGACACCCTCCGTACCCCAGGAGTCAGATGCCACTCCAGAAAATATACCAGCCCCTCCAGCAAGCAACTTGGAGGTGCCTCAAGAAGAAACTCCACAGCCAGCTGCCGTTCTCTCCCTTTCAAAATCTCCCAGCCACAACGAAGGAGAGGTCCAGTTTCCCAGGGCGGAGGAAAACAAATCCTCTGATGTCCCCGGGCCGCCAGCCGCTGAGGTGCCGCCGCTCGTTTACAACTGCAGCTGTTGTTCCAAATCTTTTGAGAGCAGCACTTTGCTCAGCGCCCACATGCAGCTGCACAAGCCCACCCAGGAGCCCTTGGTGTGCAAGCACTGCAACAAGCAGTTCAGCACCCCCAACAGGCTGGACCGGCACGAGCAGATCTGCATGAGGTCCAGCCACATGCCCGCTCCTGGAGGCGACCAGCGCTTCCTAGAAAACTATCCCACCATTGGGCAGAATGGAAGTTCCTTCACAGCTCCAGAACCTTTACTAGCTGAGAACAGGATTGGTGACTTTTCCAGTCCCGGGAGCACGCTGCCAGAAACAGAACACATGGTTAAATTTGTTAATGGGCAGATGCTCTATAGCTGCGTGGTGTGCAAACGCAGTTATGTGACTTTATCCAGCCTCCGAAGACATGCAAATGTTcactcctggaggagaacatatCCTTGCCATTACTGCAACAAAGTGTTTGCTTTGGCTGAGTACAGGACAAGACATGAGATTTGGCACACAGGGGAAAGGCGGTATCAGTGCATTTTCTGTCTGGAGACGTTCATGACCTACTATATACTCAAAAACCACCAGAAGTCTTTCCATGCCATCGATCACAGACTTTCCATCAGTAAAAAAACGGCAAACGGAGGCTTGAAGCCTAGTGTCTATCCGTATAAACTTTACAGGCTCCTGCCCATGAAATGCAAGAGGGCTCCTTACAAGAGCTACCGACATTCTTCCTATGAAAATGCTCGAGAAAACAGTCAGCTGAGTGAGCCTGCACCTGGTCCCTATGTTATTCAGAATCCACACAGCTCTGAATTGCCTACTCTGAATTTCCAGGACAGTGTAAACACCTTGACCAACAGTCCAGCCATCCCACTGGAAACACCAGCACGTCAGGACGTGCCCACTTCGGCCAGTATACAAAACACAGAGGGTACCAAATGGGGCGAGAGGGGAGAGTTGAAAGTGGATCTGGACAATAAGTTTTATTCCACAGAGGCGTCGGGTTCTTCCACTGAAAATGCTGTCGGTTCGGACCCCCGGGCAGGGGATGTGCCTGTTTTGGCTGTGAGCAGCGGCAGTGAGAACTCCACTTCTGTCATCAGCTACAGTGGCCCAGCCCCCTCGGTCATCGTGCACAGCAGCCAGTTTTCATCGGTGATAATGCACAGCAATGCCGTTGCTGCCATGACCAGCCGCAGCCCCAGAGGAGCCCCTTCAGACCAGACTGTCAGCCAGACCCCAAAAGAGGACGGCAAGCCCACTGAGCCAGACAAAGCTGGGAGGGCCGTCAGCAGACCCAAGAGcatgaaggagaagaagaaagctgGCCCATGGACCAGGGGAGAAGTACCAGAGGAGTCCAAATTCACTGCTGATCCTGGAGGCTCACTGGGCAAAACTCCAAATACCATGGAAGAAACGAGTAAAATCGAAACCTACATCGCAaagcctgctctcccaggaaccTCCACAAACAGCAACGTCGCGCCCCTTTGTCAAATAACGGTGAAAATCGGGAATGAGGCCATTGTGAAGAGGCACATCCTCGGCTCTAAGCTGTTCTATAAGAGAGGGCGGAGACCCAAATACCAAACGCAGGAGGAGACGCTGCCCCAGGAGAGCGACCAGGAAGCCAGCGGAGACAACCCTCTCGGGCTCTGCCAGTCCGAGTGCATGGAGATGAATGAGATGTTCGACGATGCCAGTGACCAGGATTCCACGGACAAACCGTGGCGCCCGTACTACAACTACAAACCCAAGAAGAAATCCAGACAGTTGAGGAAAATGAGGAAGGCCACCTGGAGGAAGGAGCACGAAAACAGGAGCCCGAGCCGTAAGTGTAGATACCCGGCCGACCTGGACTGTGCGGTGGGCAAGGCTCCGCAGGAGAAGGCCTTCGAGGAGGAGGAAAACAAGGAGATGCCTAAGCTGCAGTGTGAACTCTGCGACGACGGAGACAAAGCCTCGGGGGCCGGGAGCCAAGGGAGGCCCCACCGGCATCTCACGGCCCGGCCTTACGCGTGCGAGCTCTGCGCCAAGCAGTTCCAGAGCCCGTCCACCCTCAAAATGCACATGCGGTGTCACACGGGGGAGAAGCCATACCAGTGCAAGACGTGTGGCCGGTGCTTCTCCGTGCACGGCAACCTCCAGAAGCACGAGCGCATCCACCTGGGCGTGAAGGAGTTCGTCTGCCAGTACTGCAGCAAGGCCTTCACGCTGAACGAGACCCTCAAGATCCACGAAAGGATCCACACGGGGGAGAAGCGGTACCACTGTCAGTTCTGCTTTCAGAGCTTTTTGTATCTGTCCACGAAAAGGAATCACGAGCAGAGGCATATCAGGGAGCATAATGGGAAGGGCTATGCCTGCTTCCAGTGCCCCAAGATTTGCAAAACAGCTGCTGCCCTGGGAATGCACCAGAAGAAACACTTGTTCAAAAGCCCCAGTCAGCAGGAGAAAGCAGAAGGTGACACAGGCCACGAAAACTCCAATCCCCCGGAGAATCCACATTTCATTGATTCAGAAGGCACTGACCAAAAGGATAATGTACAAACCGTTGTTGATAATGTCCTTTGA